Proteins from a single region of Lysinibacillus sp. JNUCC-52:
- a CDS encoding conserved phage C-terminal domain-containing protein: MTIFRVQKKENYVVLDKGFLNDENLSWQAKGMLAYMLSLPNDWRFTIQDLTKRSKNGRDATNNIVKELTAAGYIQREQKRSDDGKFGKTELLVFETPDTLPFTEKALPDNPDTENPTLLNNKLLNNKINKYNVEQLDIVHEIITHLNKTAQKNFKATTAATKRLIHARLKDGYTLEHFKCVIDTKAKQWLHNPDMNKYLRPDTLFNATKFESYLNEKQSIPTNQTHLPESLDLDFSKGEDL; the protein is encoded by the coding sequence ATGACAATATTTCGTGTTCAAAAAAAGGAGAACTATGTTGTTTTAGACAAGGGATTTTTGAATGATGAGAACTTAAGTTGGCAGGCGAAAGGGATGCTTGCTTACATGCTGTCGTTGCCTAATGATTGGCGTTTTACTATTCAAGACTTAACAAAACGCAGTAAAAATGGGCGTGATGCTACTAATAACATTGTCAAAGAGTTGACGGCTGCTGGATACATCCAAAGGGAGCAAAAAAGGAGTGATGACGGAAAGTTTGGTAAAACAGAGTTACTAGTTTTTGAAACGCCTGATACATTACCGTTTACTGAAAAGGCGTTACCGGATAATCCGGATACGGAAAACCCGACACTACTAAATAATAAATTACTAAATAATAAAATAAATAAATATAATGTCGAGCAACTCGACATTGTGCATGAAATTATTACTCACTTAAACAAAACAGCTCAGAAAAACTTTAAAGCCACAACAGCTGCAACTAAGCGACTCATACATGCCCGACTGAAGGATGGCTATACGTTAGAGCACTTCAAATGCGTGATTGACACGAAGGCTAAACAGTGGCTGCATAATCCCGACATGAATAAATACTTGCGTCCGGATACGTTGTTCAACGCTACGAAATTTGAAAGCTACTTGAACGAAAAACAGAGCATACCAACAAACCAAACTCATTTGCCTGAATCACTGGATTTAGATTTTAGCAAGGGGGAAGATCTGTAA